One window of Papaver somniferum cultivar HN1 chromosome 9, ASM357369v1, whole genome shotgun sequence genomic DNA carries:
- the LOC113313430 gene encoding putative ABC1 protein At2g40090, giving the protein MVLGFLLRTTAKAGALATTVGGGIAAAKIATSDDPETTFKIYTAVPLRLVRDSFTVATIALDYECSLLGLPEKSAERERIKHEVHTRSARRLEELCFRNGGIYIKIGQHISQLDYVVPPEYVKTMRKSMLNRCPVSSYDEVCKLFKKELGAMPEDIFEEFNPVPLASASLAQVHDARTRDGQRVAVKVQHSHMTDTASADYATVELILNTVHWLFPSFDYRWLVDEMRESLPKELDFVVEAKNSEKCLDNFRRLSPHLRDYVYAPKVYWNLTTSKLLTMEFIDGAQVSDVKEIKRRGIEPSDVAKLVSKTFAEMIYRHGFVHCDPHAANLLIRPMPSNKRSILGRKKPQLVLLDHGLYKELDVATRTNYAALWKALVFSDARAIKEYSVKLGAGDDLYALFAGILTMRPWNKVIDPATDHLVVKGTDSDVSELQMYASEYFPQITDLLGRLPRVILLMLKTNDCLRSVNRSLLQGSSLETFLIIGRVSSEAVLETKKMQRKSFLLGLTIWLEEILLEARLMSMQIAVWLLQFRKALSG; this is encoded by the exons ATGGTTTTGGGATTTCTATTGCGGACTACTGCAAAGGCAGGGGCGTTAGCCACCACTGTTGGTGGTGGAATTGCAGCAGCGAAAATTGCAACCTCAGATGATCCAGAAACTACCTTTAAGATCTACACAGCTGTTCCTCTTCGTCTCGTTCGAGATTCATTTACTGTTGCCACCATCGCGTTAG ATTATGAATGTTCTTTGTTGGGACTTCCGGAGAAGAGTGCTGAAAGGGAGAGAATTAAACACGAAGTTCATACACGTTCTGCCCGTAGACTTGAAGAACTATGTTTTAGAAATGGAGGGATTTATATCAAGATTGGTCAGCACATTAGTCAGCTG GACTATGTGGTTCCTCCAGAGTACGTCAAGACAATGAGAAAATCAATGTTGAACAGATGTCCAGTTTCTTCTTATGATGAAGTATGTAAACTTTTCAAGAAAGAGCTTGGAGCGATGCCAGAAGAT ATTTTCGAAGAATTTAATCCTGTCCCATTGGCAAGTGCATCCCTTGCACAAGTTCATGATGCTCGCACTCGTGACGGCCAAAGAGTTGCTGTCAAG GTTCAACACTCTCACATGACAGATACCGCGTCCGCAGACTACGCCACTGTTGAATTGATTCTCAACACTGTTCATTGGTTATTCCCTTCATTTGATTACAG ATGGTTGGTTGATGAAATGCGTGAAAGTTTGCCGAAG GAACTTGATTTCGTGGTGGAGGCCAAGAACAGTGAGAAGTGTTTGGATAACTTCAGGAGGTTATCTCCTCATCTGAGAGATTATGTATATGCTCCAAAGGTTTACTGGAATTTAACTACGTCAAAGCTATTGACCATGGAGTTTATTGATGGCGCTCAAGTAAGTGATGTGAAGGAGATTAAAAGGCGTGGAATTGAACCAAGTGATGTAGCAAAATTA GTTAGCAAAACTTTTGCAGAAATGATTTACAGACATGGGTTTGTTCATTGTGATCCACATGCTGCGAACCTGCTAATTCGACCTATGCCGTCTAACAAGAGGAGTATTCTAG GTAGAAAAAAACCACAACTAGTATTGCTTGACCATGGTTTATACAAGGAGCTTGATGTTGCCACTAGAACCAATTATGCTGCATTGTGGAAG GCattggtattttctgatgctaGGGCAATAAAAGAATATAGCGTAAAACTGGGTGCAGGAGATGATCTGTATGCATTGTTTGCTGGGATTCTAACAATGAGACCGTGGAATAAGGTCATTGACCCAGCTACAGATCATTTGGTGGTAAAAGGCACTGATAGTGATGTCTCAGAACTCCAG ATGTATGCTTCTGAGTACTTCCCGCAGATCACCGACCTTTTGGGGAGACTTCCGCGTGTAATTCTGCTGATGCTGAAGACAAACGATTGCTTGCGATCAGTCAATAGGTCACTG TTGCAGGGATCTTCACTTGAGACATTCTTGATCATAGGACGGGTTTCATCTGAGGCAGTGCTGGAGACAAAAAAGATGCAAAGAAAGTCATTCTTATTGGGGTTGACCATATGGTTGGAAGAGATTTTACTGGAAGCTCGTCTGATGAGTATGCAGATTGCTGTTTGGCTTCTGCAGTTTAGGAAAGCATTGTCAGGTTGA
- the LOC113312509 gene encoding uncharacterized protein LOC113312509: MEIALFSPSSIFGHDEDDDDQSSPQREAVQTYEERTHKFPELELSIREFTFHELNANLLWPGTFSFAECLVDNKPRFQGSRIIELGSGTGALAIFLRKSFGVDITTSDFDDEEVEENIAHNCRVNGIIPALPHIRHTWGETFPTSDPDWDLVIASDILLYVKQYPNLIKTLSFLLKLYKPSLSSPQDTLNGFPCPAFLMSWRRRIGKEDEALFFTGCKDAGLAVEHVGSRVFCISPIEYTTTAETKKVNDHSNATFSYDSVLWMVGNHILFFFFYVVHLFDLENVVCKTVTIKCFISTAQTILQGNLKIFTICKFLNNFFDWHCVLSAM, translated from the exons ATGGAAATCGCACTCTTCTCCCCATCTTCGATTTTTGGCcacgatgaagacgatgatgatcaATCCTCTCCAC AAAGAGAGGCTGTCCAAACTTACGAGGAAAGAACCCACAAATTTCCTGAACTG GAATTGTCGATTCGGGAATTTACATTCCATGAATTGAATGCCAACTTACTCTGGCCGGGAACATTTTCATTTGCTGAATGTTTAGTTGACAACAAGCCTCGGTTCCAAGGAAGCCGCATCATTGAGTTGGGAAG TGGCACCGGAGCTCTGGCTATTTTCCTGCGAAAATCTTTTGGTGTAGATATTACAACTTCAGATTTCGACGATGAGGAAGTTGAAGAGAATATAGCTCATAATTGTCGGGTTAATGGAATAATCCCTGCTCTACCACACATCCGACATA CCTGGGGAGAAACGTTTCCTACCTCTGATCCAGATTGGGACTTGGTCATTGCTAGCGATATCCTACTAT ATGTAAAGCAGTACCCAAACTTAATCAAGACTCTCTCCTTCCTTCTTAAGTTATACAAACCCAGTCTTAGCAGTCCACAAGATACTTTAAACG GATTTCCATGTCCAGCATTCTTAATGAGTTGGAGACGCAGGATTGGAAAGGAAGATGAAGCATTGTTCTTCACTGGGTGTAAGGATGCTGGTCTTGCTGTAGAACATGTCGGATCTCGTGTGTTCTGCATCAGCCCTATTGAATATACTACAACTGCCGAAACAAAGAAAGTGAACGATCACAGTAACGCCACTTTTAGTTATGATTCGGTCTTATGGATGGTTGGGAACcatattcttttctttttcttttatgttgtACACTTATTTGATTTGGAGAATGTAGTGTGTAAGACGGTCACCATCAAGTGTTTCATCTCCACTGCTCAGACAATTTTGCAAGGAAACCTAAAAATCTTTACTATTTGCAAGTTCCTCAATAATTTCTTCGATTGGCATTGTGTTCTGTCTGCTATGTAA